A window of Eubacteriaceae bacterium ES3 contains these coding sequences:
- the dnaK gene encoding molecular chaperone DnaK, with product MSKEKIIGIDLGTTNSCVAVLEGGEAVVIPNAEGNRTTPSVVAFSKDGERLVGQVAKRQAVTNPDRTISSIKREMGTDHKVSVDDKSYTPQEISAMVLQKLKADAEAYLGETVSKAVITVPAYFSDAQRQATKDAGRIAGLEVLRIINEPTAAALAYGLDKGDNQKIMVYDLGGGTFDVSILELGDGVFEVKSTNGNNHLGGDDFDQKIIDWMADEFKKSHGIDLRNDKMALQRLKEAAEKAKIELSTVMKSDINLPFITATADGPQHLELSLTRAKFDELTAALVKSTVGPVEKAMADAGLKKHELDKVILVGGSTRIPAVQEAVKNLTGEEAYKGINPDECVAIGASIQAGVLAGEVNDVLLLDVTPLSLGIETLGGVFTRLIDRNTTIPTKKSQVFSTAADNQTAVDIHVLQGEREMSKDNKTLGRFQLTGIPAARRGIPQIEVTFDIDANGIVNVSAKDMGTGTTQNVVIKSSTNMNEEEIEKAVKEAELHAEEDKKQKALIEAKNTADSTAYQMEQSLEEAKDKISDDEKEKVQAAIEKLKTTAEGDDVEAITKATEELNEAFYPIAQKMYEEAAAQQGAEAQGAEGSDDDDEVMDAEYEEVND from the coding sequence ATGAGTAAAGAAAAAATTATCGGTATTGACTTAGGAACAACCAATTCATGTGTGGCCGTACTTGAAGGCGGTGAAGCAGTTGTAATCCCAAATGCGGAAGGAAATCGAACAACTCCATCGGTTGTCGCTTTTTCAAAAGATGGCGAACGACTGGTAGGACAGGTCGCAAAACGTCAGGCAGTAACCAATCCGGACCGTACCATTTCATCTATTAAACGTGAAATGGGAACGGATCATAAAGTATCCGTTGATGATAAAAGTTATACCCCTCAGGAAATTTCAGCAATGGTTTTACAAAAACTAAAAGCAGATGCTGAAGCTTATCTGGGAGAAACTGTCAGCAAAGCGGTTATTACAGTCCCTGCATATTTCAGTGATGCACAGCGTCAGGCAACTAAAGATGCTGGTCGAATTGCCGGTCTTGAAGTCTTGAGAATTATCAATGAGCCAACAGCTGCAGCTTTAGCATATGGCTTGGATAAAGGCGATAATCAAAAAATTATGGTATACGACCTTGGTGGTGGTACATTTGACGTATCGATCCTGGAACTGGGCGATGGCGTGTTTGAAGTAAAATCAACCAATGGGAACAATCATCTGGGTGGAGATGACTTTGACCAGAAGATTATCGATTGGATGGCAGACGAATTTAAAAAATCTCACGGGATTGATTTAAGAAACGATAAAATGGCACTGCAGCGACTTAAAGAAGCAGCTGAAAAAGCAAAAATTGAATTATCAACGGTTATGAAATCAGATATTAACCTGCCTTTCATTACCGCAACAGCAGATGGCCCACAGCATCTGGAACTGTCTTTAACCCGAGCTAAATTTGATGAACTTACGGCTGCTTTAGTAAAAAGTACAGTCGGACCAGTTGAAAAAGCTATGGCAGATGCCGGACTTAAGAAACATGAACTGGACAAGGTTATTCTGGTTGGTGGTTCAACTCGTATTCCTGCTGTTCAGGAAGCCGTTAAAAACTTAACTGGTGAAGAAGCTTACAAAGGTATTAATCCTGATGAATGTGTAGCTATTGGTGCTTCAATTCAGGCTGGGGTACTGGCAGGCGAAGTCAACGATGTCCTGCTTCTGGATGTTACACCGCTGTCATTGGGAATTGAAACTTTGGGTGGTGTGTTCACTCGATTAATTGATAGAAATACAACCATTCCGACCAAGAAAAGTCAGGTATTCTCAACTGCAGCTGACAATCAGACCGCTGTTGATATCCACGTCCTCCAGGGTGAACGTGAAATGTCTAAAGACAATAAAACCCTTGGTCGCTTCCAGTTAACTGGAATTCCTGCAGCTCGACGCGGTATTCCACAAATTGAAGTAACCTTCGATATTGATGCCAATGGGATTGTTAATGTATCTGCTAAAGATATGGGTACAGGAACAACTCAGAATGTGGTTATTAAATCAAGCACTAACATGAATGAAGAAGAAATTGAAAAAGCTGTAAAAGAAGCGGAACTTCATGCTGAAGAAGATAAAAAACAAAAAGCACTGATCGAAGCGAAAAACACAGCCGACTCAACAGCTTACCAGATGGAACAGTCACTGGAAGAAGCCAAAGATAAAATTTCCGATGATGAAAAGGAAAAAGTTCAGGCAGCCATTGAAAAACTTAAAACAACGGCTGAAGGCGATGACGTTGAAGCAATCACTAAAGCAACTGAAGAACTAAATGAAGCTTTCTATCCAATTGCCCAGAAGATGTATGAAGAAGCAGCTGCACAGCAGGGAGCAGAAGCTCAGGGTGCGGAAGGATCTGATGACGATGATGAAGTCATGGATGCTGAATACGAAGAAGTAAATGACTAA
- the grpE gene encoding nucleotide exchange factor GrpE, whose translation MASEEQKNEEVMEEEIVSEKSEEEISPEEAVEEEIETVKEVAEEAKKEDEDVINRLLRLQADFENYKKRTQKEKTEISQFAAERFATKLLPVLDNLERAQASFKDSTDEAKTYADGVQMVFKQLMAVLTEEGLEEVDCDCSFDPNCHHGVATEDHPDREDQDILEVFQKGYTFKGKLIRPAMVKICSK comes from the coding sequence ATGGCTAGCGAAGAACAGAAAAATGAAGAAGTAATGGAAGAAGAAATTGTCAGTGAAAAGTCGGAGGAAGAAATTTCACCGGAAGAAGCGGTAGAAGAAGAAATTGAAACCGTCAAGGAGGTGGCAGAAGAAGCCAAAAAAGAAGATGAAGATGTGATTAATCGTCTCCTTCGCCTTCAGGCTGACTTTGAAAATTACAAAAAAAGAACGCAAAAGGAAAAAACAGAAATATCTCAATTTGCCGCAGAACGGTTTGCGACAAAGCTTCTACCGGTACTTGATAATCTGGAACGGGCCCAGGCCTCGTTTAAGGATTCTACCGATGAAGCTAAAACTTATGCAGACGGTGTTCAGATGGTCTTTAAACAGCTGATGGCGGTTTTAACCGAAGAAGGTTTGGAAGAAGTAGATTGTGACTGTTCTTTTGATCCTAATTGTCATCATGGAGTAGCCACTGAGGATCATCCCGATAGGGAGGATCAGGATATTCTAGAGGTATTCCAGAAGGGATACACCTTTAAAGGAAAACTGATTCGACCGGCAATGGTTAAAATATGCAGCAAATAA
- a CDS encoding tyrosine-protein phosphatase — MNKKFTLAVMTGAFAGFSAFLFMKKRKTKQASGQDPTATSTPGSTAFQATTPFELPEKESPIYTSGPVSPTGQPLYDFKDEHNLIFCEETQLSKRLIQLENSINIRDIGGYTGYQGGKVKWRKVIRSEELAHLSDKDVEFFHDLRLKHVFDFRNESKARKQVDRLPSSTQYHLNPIFDSLGARTSSIDFTQPGAVDSFMRGVYHEQTEQRAQRFADVLKYLTIPTETPLLYHCTNGKDRTGFMTYLLLGILGVNDETILSDYTLTNLTFDESYQVLGNIMSEELGVDNHHLWEFYGVKPDWLKISMDYINGNYGHVEAYLLDQTDMTQTDFEKIRDNLLE; from the coding sequence ATGAACAAAAAATTCACGCTGGCAGTAATGACTGGAGCTTTTGCCGGTTTTTCGGCTTTTCTGTTTATGAAAAAAAGAAAAACTAAACAAGCAAGTGGACAAGATCCTACCGCAACAAGCACACCAGGCTCAACTGCTTTTCAAGCTACAACCCCTTTTGAACTTCCGGAAAAAGAATCTCCTATCTATACCAGCGGTCCGGTTTCACCGACCGGCCAACCTCTTTACGATTTTAAGGATGAACACAATCTAATTTTCTGCGAGGAAACGCAATTATCTAAACGCCTGATTCAACTGGAAAATTCCATCAATATTCGTGATATTGGTGGTTATACCGGCTACCAGGGTGGTAAAGTCAAATGGCGCAAAGTCATCAGAAGTGAAGAACTGGCCCACTTATCTGATAAAGATGTGGAATTTTTCCATGACTTAAGACTAAAACATGTTTTTGATTTCAGAAACGAATCAAAGGCCCGAAAACAGGTTGATCGTCTGCCAAGCTCGACCCAGTATCATCTAAATCCGATTTTTGACAGTCTTGGGGCTAGGACTTCAAGCATCGATTTTACTCAACCCGGTGCTGTAGACAGTTTTATGCGCGGTGTCTATCATGAACAAACCGAGCAACGCGCTCAACGCTTTGCCGACGTCTTAAAATATCTGACCATTCCTACCGAAACCCCACTATTATACCACTGCACCAACGGTAAAGACCGAACCGGTTTTATGACCTATCTGCTTTTGGGGATTCTTGGCGTTAACGATGAAACGATTCTTTCTGATTATACCCTGACCAACTTGACCTTTGACGAAAGCTATCAGGTTTTAGGAAATATTATGTCTGAAGAGTTGGGCGTTGATAATCATCATCTCTGGGAATTCTACGGAGTCAAACCGGACTGGCTGAAAATCTCAATGGATTATATCAATGGTAACTATGGTCATGTAGAAGCCTACCTGCTGGATCAGACCGATATGACCCAGACAGACTTTGAAAAAATCAGAGACAACCTGCTTGAATAA
- a CDS encoding glutamate-5-semialdehyde dehydrogenase — MIERGKIAREAGIKLAATDTKTRNDALLEIAKGLEAHKDEILAANEADLKRSEAENLAAPLLKRLVFNESKINDVIDGIHSLIELTDPLGATRLATELDKGLDLYKVTCPIGVIGVIFESRPDAFVQISTLCLKSGNSVLLKGGREALETNRMLCQVIEEATLSAGIPKGFIQNLESRDEVNAMLALDDYIDLIIPRGSNEFVQYIMNHSNIPVMGHADGICHVFVNEDAEIPMAIDLIIDSKTQYVAACNTLETLLVHESIAKDILPPLKRAMEEKNVHLKGDAEVLKIIDIEAATEDDWKTEYLDYILSIKIVPDLSSAISHINTYGSGHTDVIITNDDAAIKTFMTLVDSAGVFSNCSTRFSDGFRFGFGAEVGISTSKLHARGPVGLDGLLSYKYKLIGHGQRVSDYASGQSHFTHQPKNENCPV; from the coding sequence ATGATAGAACGCGGAAAAATTGCCCGGGAAGCCGGTATTAAACTGGCTGCTACCGACACCAAAACCAGAAATGATGCGCTTTTGGAAATTGCAAAAGGCTTAGAAGCTCATAAAGATGAGATTCTGGCTGCCAATGAAGCCGATCTTAAACGCAGTGAAGCTGAAAACCTGGCGGCTCCGCTTTTAAAACGCCTTGTTTTTAATGAAAGTAAAATAAATGATGTCATTGACGGTATCCACAGCCTGATTGAACTGACAGATCCACTGGGAGCCACCCGACTGGCAACCGAACTTGACAAGGGGCTTGATCTATACAAAGTCACCTGTCCCATCGGTGTCATTGGCGTTATTTTTGAATCCCGTCCAGATGCCTTTGTTCAGATTTCAACCCTTTGTTTAAAAAGCGGCAACAGCGTCCTGTTAAAAGGCGGTCGCGAAGCTTTGGAAACCAACCGGATGCTTTGTCAGGTCATTGAAGAAGCAACCCTTTCTGCCGGCATTCCCAAAGGCTTTATTCAAAATCTGGAAAGCCGTGATGAAGTTAACGCCATGCTGGCACTGGATGATTATATTGATCTGATTATCCCTCGCGGTTCTAATGAGTTTGTGCAGTATATTATGAACCATTCCAACATACCGGTTATGGGTCACGCTGACGGAATCTGCCATGTTTTTGTCAATGAAGATGCCGAAATACCCATGGCTATCGATCTCATCATTGATTCCAAGACCCAGTATGTCGCCGCCTGCAACACCTTAGAAACCCTGCTGGTTCATGAATCTATTGCCAAAGACATCTTGCCACCGCTTAAAAGAGCTATGGAAGAGAAGAATGTTCATCTTAAAGGCGATGCTGAAGTTTTAAAAATCATTGACATAGAAGCAGCAACCGAAGATGACTGGAAAACCGAATATCTGGATTATATTCTTTCCATTAAAATCGTCCCGGATCTTTCTTCTGCTATTTCTCATATTAATACCTATGGTTCCGGACATACCGATGTCATCATCACAAATGATGACGCGGCTATTAAAACTTTTATGACACTGGTCGATTCTGCCGGTGTCTTCAGTAATTGCTCAACCCGGTTTAGTGACGGCTTCCGTTTTGGGTTCGGTGCCGAAGTTGGAATCAGTACCTCCAAACTTCACGCCCGCGGCCCGGTTGGTCTGGATGGGCTTTTAAGCTACAAGTACAAACTCATAGGTCATGGTCAGCGCGTTAGTGATTACGCCAGTGGACAGTCCCATTTCACCCACCAGCCTAAAAACGAAAACTGTCCTGTTTAG
- the hrcA gene encoding heat-inducible transcriptional repressor HrcA yields MELSERKKKILEVIIRDYINSAEPVGSRTLSKRCNLGISPATIRNEMADLEEMGFLIQPHTSSGRIPTQQAYRFYVDEIMEIRKLEKIIRTDIHRGFLDYNNELGTTISHTAQVLSKLTNYTSVVLAPRITNYNCKHVQIIPLIKNRVLMVAVTYEGIAKNVEMSLSAEVSEMMALKLSNVINGFLKNSFLKDMNASFFDQIQELSQLESRLVREIIPHLKKALLEDASEVHSTGLTNLFNYPEFSDVEKIKQVVNIVQEKHVLSEILTGNESGKVVHIRIGNENDNENLKDFSIITSTYELDGEMMGAFGVIGPTRMNYDNVSSVLNYIRNELNLHISNLLMK; encoded by the coding sequence ATGGAACTAAGTGAACGAAAAAAGAAAATTCTGGAAGTTATTATTAGGGACTATATTAATTCAGCTGAACCGGTAGGATCAAGAACTTTGTCCAAGCGGTGTAATCTGGGGATTAGCCCGGCAACGATCCGGAATGAAATGGCAGATCTTGAGGAAATGGGTTTTTTAATTCAACCCCATACCTCTTCTGGTCGGATCCCAACGCAACAGGCTTATCGCTTTTATGTGGATGAGATTATGGAGATCAGAAAACTTGAGAAAATAATCAGAACTGATATTCATCGGGGGTTTTTGGATTATAACAATGAGTTGGGAACAACCATTTCACATACGGCACAGGTTTTGTCTAAATTGACCAATTATACTTCGGTGGTTTTAGCACCTCGGATTACAAATTATAATTGTAAACACGTACAGATTATTCCCTTAATCAAAAATCGTGTGCTGATGGTGGCGGTAACCTATGAAGGGATTGCCAAAAATGTGGAGATGTCGCTTTCAGCTGAAGTCAGTGAAATGATGGCGCTTAAACTTTCCAATGTGATCAACGGATTTTTGAAGAATTCATTTTTAAAAGATATGAATGCCAGTTTTTTCGATCAGATTCAGGAGCTGTCGCAACTTGAGAGCAGGCTGGTTCGAGAAATCATTCCCCATCTTAAAAAAGCATTGCTTGAAGATGCCTCGGAAGTCCATTCAACCGGCTTGACCAATCTGTTTAATTATCCGGAATTCAGTGATGTGGAAAAAATTAAACAGGTCGTCAATATTGTTCAGGAAAAACATGTCTTGTCAGAAATCCTTACTGGAAATGAGAGTGGGAAAGTGGTCCATATCAGGATCGGAAATGAGAATGACAATGAAAATTTAAAAGATTTTAGCATTATTACATCAACTTATGAACTGGATGGTGAGATGATGGGGGCTTTTGGTGTAATTGGTCCCACGAGGATGAATTATGACAATGTCTCATCGGTTTTAAATTATATCAGAAATGAGTTGAACTTGCATATCTCAAATTTATTAATGAAATAG
- the hemW gene encoding radical SAM family heme chaperone HemW, which produces MQAKCQEEKLGIYCHIPFCIKKCDYCDFNSEACFDQQQIDNYFKALTKEVCLTASKDKSVDTLYIGGGTPSSVEGDRIYDLIQRLKASFCFTEKNEITIEVNPGTVTKEKLSIYKQAGINRVSVGLQAWQDDLLQKLGRIHAQRQFVETMEGLKMTGFKNISVDLMYGLPGQTLSMMFETIDEVLKFEPTHFSCYSLILEEGTMMTDRVEKGEISCPDEETERKMHWMIDETLKKHGFHHYEISSYAKAGYESRHNLKYWELKETLGLGAGAHSFYGGVRFANLAKRTDYVEALTRGELPRTEMHQLSKKEEMDEWMFLGLRKLDGLSRTNFYAHFACDYMTLYKEEIKKLLSEKLLEQEGDYLKLTKKGQDFANQVFMAFI; this is translated from the coding sequence ATGCAAGCAAAATGTCAGGAAGAAAAATTAGGAATATACTGTCATATTCCGTTTTGCATAAAAAAATGTGATTACTGCGATTTTAATTCGGAAGCCTGCTTTGATCAGCAGCAGATTGATAATTACTTTAAAGCTTTAACAAAAGAAGTCTGTTTGACAGCAAGCAAAGATAAAAGTGTAGATACCCTTTATATCGGTGGCGGAACTCCGTCTAGTGTAGAAGGTGATAGAATTTATGATTTAATCCAAAGATTAAAAGCGTCATTTTGTTTTACTGAAAAAAATGAGATAACCATCGAAGTCAATCCCGGAACAGTGACAAAAGAAAAGCTTTCCATATATAAGCAAGCAGGAATTAATCGTGTCAGTGTGGGCCTGCAGGCCTGGCAGGATGATCTTTTGCAAAAATTGGGTCGGATTCATGCTCAGAGGCAGTTTGTTGAGACCATGGAGGGACTCAAAATGACTGGATTTAAAAATATCAGCGTGGATTTGATGTATGGATTGCCGGGGCAGACGCTTTCAATGATGTTTGAAACAATCGATGAAGTGCTAAAATTTGAGCCGACCCATTTTTCCTGTTACAGTCTGATTCTTGAAGAGGGGACAATGATGACAGATAGGGTGGAAAAAGGGGAGATTTCTTGTCCCGATGAGGAAACTGAGCGAAAAATGCACTGGATGATCGATGAGACTTTAAAAAAGCATGGCTTTCATCATTATGAGATATCAAGTTATGCAAAGGCCGGATATGAAAGCCGTCACAATTTAAAATACTGGGAATTAAAAGAAACCCTGGGTTTGGGAGCGGGTGCCCACAGTTTTTATGGGGGCGTTCGTTTTGCCAATCTTGCGAAAAGAACTGATTATGTGGAAGCGCTAACAAGGGGTGAGCTGCCAAGAACTGAGATGCATCAGCTCTCTAAAAAAGAGGAGATGGATGAATGGATGTTCCTGGGTTTAAGAAAACTTGACGGTTTGAGCCGTACGAATTTTTATGCTCATTTTGCCTGCGACTATATGACTCTATATAAGGAAGAAATTAAAAAACTGCTCAGTGAAAAGCTACTGGAACAAGAGGGTGATTACCTTAAACTCACGAAAAAAGGACAGGATTTTGCCAATCAGGTATTCATGGCTTTTATATAA